In Chryseobacterium oranimense, a single window of DNA contains:
- a CDS encoding twin-arginine translocase TatA/TatE family subunit has translation MNTLTILALSWQHILIVAILLVLLFGGKKIPELMRGVGSGIKEFKDAVKEEDKPGSENKTSSTNNNNTTSN, from the coding sequence ATGAACACACTAACAATACTTGCCTTATCTTGGCAGCACATCCTTATCGTAGCAATCCTTTTGGTATTGCTGTTCGGAGGAAAGAAAATTCCGGAATTAATGAGAGGAGTTGGTTCAGGAATCAAAGAATTTAAAGATGCAGTGAAGGAAGAAGATAAACCAGGTTCTGAAAATAAAACCTCTTCTACCAATAACAATAACACTACCAGCAACTAA
- a CDS encoding peptidoglycan DD-metalloendopeptidase family protein — translation MIKKFSFLIGILLFGLHQGQQNKEQLQKQNADLKKQIVQINTDLAKTRTESKLSVAYLNNVNKKLVLREKVYTNTQKEKRFIEDEIYLRQLEINRQNKELAVLRKNYAEVLVNAYKNKGVQNKVTFILSSKNLGEAIRRVQYLKQYADYQDKKATEISNAAAQIKKSIAQKQNSAREKENLLVNQQKDLATINAERAQKEQLLADFKKNEAKLTVELKQKQVQSKALEGQIRAIIAEEIRIAKAEEEARKKAEAEKIRMAKIIADREKARIEAEAKARAEALERERKLAEIEAKKAADLAAKRAEEERKRNEEAARAEANAKDEARRVAAKKASDEANARAKEASDKLIAARAAEAALNKKKEEEKKAAETKAMTSYGVTTTTGSSFADSRGRLGYPADRAGQITHRFGRQPHPVFKNIVEENTGIKIAVPSGTRAKSVYPGSVSSVLANSDGTKTVMVKHGNYFTIYSNLGSVSVSKGQQVSSGTPVGTVAQDFDGSYTLDFQVWNGNTPVDPLGWISY, via the coding sequence ATGATTAAAAAATTTAGCTTTTTAATAGGTATTCTACTGTTCGGCCTTCATCAGGGACAGCAGAACAAGGAACAGCTTCAGAAACAGAATGCCGATCTTAAAAAACAAATTGTACAGATAAATACAGACCTGGCGAAAACCAGAACTGAATCCAAACTTTCAGTTGCCTATCTTAATAATGTCAATAAAAAACTCGTTCTGAGAGAAAAGGTATACACCAATACTCAGAAAGAAAAAAGATTTATTGAAGATGAGATCTATCTGCGTCAGCTGGAAATCAACCGTCAAAACAAAGAACTGGCAGTTCTCAGAAAGAATTATGCCGAAGTTCTCGTTAATGCTTACAAAAACAAAGGGGTACAGAACAAAGTAACCTTTATTCTTTCGTCCAAAAATTTAGGGGAAGCCATAAGAAGAGTTCAGTATTTGAAACAATATGCTGACTATCAGGATAAAAAAGCTACAGAAATAAGCAATGCAGCTGCCCAGATCAAAAAATCAATTGCCCAAAAACAGAATTCTGCAAGAGAAAAAGAAAACCTTCTCGTTAATCAGCAGAAAGATCTGGCAACCATCAATGCTGAAAGAGCACAGAAAGAACAACTACTGGCAGATTTCAAGAAAAATGAAGCTAAACTTACGGTAGAGCTTAAGCAAAAGCAGGTTCAGTCCAAAGCTTTGGAAGGACAGATCAGAGCCATTATTGCAGAAGAAATCAGAATAGCTAAAGCTGAGGAAGAAGCAAGAAAAAAAGCCGAAGCGGAAAAAATCCGTATGGCTAAAATTATTGCCGACAGAGAAAAAGCAAGAATCGAAGCAGAAGCAAAAGCCAGAGCTGAAGCACTGGAACGAGAAAGAAAACTTGCTGAAATTGAAGCTAAAAAAGCAGCAGATCTTGCCGCAAAAAGAGCTGAAGAAGAACGAAAACGTAATGAAGAGGCAGCAAGGGCAGAAGCCAATGCAAAAGATGAAGCCAGAAGAGTGGCAGCGAAAAAAGCATCCGACGAAGCCAACGCAAGAGCCAAAGAAGCATCGGACAAGCTTATCGCAGCAAGAGCAGCAGAAGCAGCGCTGAACAAGAAGAAAGAAGAAGAGAAAAAAGCTGCTGAAACCAAAGCTATGACCAGCTATGGAGTGACCACAACTACAGGTAGCAGTTTCGCAGACAGCAGAGGAAGACTTGGTTATCCCGCAGACAGAGCCGGACAGATTACCCACAGATTCGGAAGACAACCTCACCCGGTTTTCAAAAATATTGTCGAGGAAAATACAGGGATTAAAATAGCCGTACCTTCAGGTACCCGTGCCAAATCCGTATATCCAGGATCAGTCTCTTCCGTATTGGCAAACAGTGACGGAACAAAAACCGTAATGGTGAAACATGGAAACTATTTCACAATTTATTCCAATCTGGGAAGCGTAAGCGTATCCAAAGGGCAGCAGGTTTCCTCCGGTACCCCGGTAGGTACAGTAGCCCAGGATTTCGATGGTTCCTATACCCTTGATTTCCAGGTATGGAACGGAAATACACCAGTTGATCCATTAGGTTGGATTTCATATTAA
- a CDS encoding DUF4292 domain-containing protein: protein MKNWIPILLILLTLSSCKTRNAAKNNTGSTQDSTVTTEDNRNPKDANEPVRDKLTFYEHVVTPLKFDQVKINSKVNVETGNFIPTLDAVIYIENDQKVWMNLQAFFFTVAKGIATPEGIKGQDKTSKTYIDSDFDYLNNLLNVNFIDYKSLEKILMGRTFVKISDSQFTLTQNMQGFKMVSNTTQKIVTDQKTREYKIALQYDTNYDLLSVNLKDVLSPDELEISYSNWNEYNGIRLPKNVKIIIKGSKSSQILLENTKFDFSRMETPYSVPSSYKKIEIK from the coding sequence ATGAAAAACTGGATCCCGATACTTCTTATATTGCTTACCCTATCATCCTGTAAAACAAGAAATGCCGCCAAAAATAATACTGGCAGCACGCAGGACAGTACAGTTACTACAGAAGATAATAGAAATCCTAAAGATGCTAATGAGCCCGTAAGAGATAAACTTACCTTCTACGAGCATGTAGTTACTCCACTGAAATTCGATCAGGTAAAGATTAATAGTAAAGTTAATGTAGAAACAGGAAACTTCATCCCAACCCTTGATGCTGTAATTTATATTGAAAATGACCAGAAGGTATGGATGAATCTTCAGGCATTTTTCTTTACCGTTGCCAAAGGAATTGCCACACCTGAAGGGATCAAAGGACAGGACAAAACCAGCAAAACCTATATTGATTCAGATTTTGATTATTTAAATAATCTTCTTAATGTCAATTTCATCGATTACAAATCGCTGGAAAAAATACTGATGGGAAGAACCTTTGTTAAAATCAGCGATTCCCAGTTTACCCTGACCCAAAATATGCAGGGCTTTAAAATGGTTTCCAATACCACCCAGAAAATTGTGACGGATCAAAAAACCAGAGAATATAAAATTGCTCTTCAGTATGATACCAATTATGATCTTTTAAGCGTTAATTTGAAAGATGTTTTATCTCCTGATGAATTGGAAATCTCGTACAGCAACTGGAATGAATACAATGGAATCCGTCTTCCGAAAAATGTTAAAATAATTATAAAAGGATCAAAATCTAGCCAAATTTTACTGGAAAACACGAAATTTGACTTTTCGAGGATGGAAACACCTTATTCTGTACCATCCAGTTATAAGAAAATTGAGATTAAATGA
- the ribA gene encoding GTP cyclohydrolase II, with translation MIKIQAEANVPTEHGSFRMIAFSENENDWMPHMAIVAENTDFSKPVNVRFHSECITGEVFHSKKCECGQQLDAAMKYTHEHGGIIVYLRQEGRNIGIINKLKAYSLQEKGLDTVQANLELGLPADDRNFGVAIEILNLLEVKDINLLTNNPEKVKYVVDSNIHLNSRIPLQIPANEISKGYLQTKKDFFGHLLDDNDN, from the coding sequence ATGATTAAAATTCAGGCAGAAGCCAATGTTCCTACAGAGCACGGCTCTTTCCGAATGATCGCTTTCTCCGAAAACGAAAACGACTGGATGCCGCACATGGCCATCGTAGCAGAAAATACAGATTTTTCAAAACCGGTGAACGTACGTTTCCATTCCGAATGCATTACCGGAGAAGTTTTCCATTCAAAAAAATGTGAATGCGGGCAGCAACTGGATGCCGCAATGAAATACACCCATGAGCACGGAGGAATTATCGTATACCTGCGTCAGGAAGGGAGAAATATAGGGATAATCAATAAGCTTAAAGCTTATTCCCTGCAGGAAAAAGGTCTCGATACCGTACAGGCAAACCTGGAACTGGGCCTTCCTGCTGATGACAGAAACTTCGGGGTAGCTATTGAAATCCTCAATCTTTTAGAGGTAAAAGATATTAATCTTCTCACCAATAATCCTGAAAAAGTAAAATATGTTGTAGACAGCAATATCCATCTTAATTCAAGGATTCCTTTACAGATTCCTGCCAATGAGATCAGTAAAGGCTATCTGCAGACGAAAAAAGATTTCTTCGGTCATTTACTCGATGATAATGACAATTAG
- the bshA gene encoding N-acetyl-alpha-D-glucosaminyl L-malate synthase BshA, which translates to MKIGILCYPTYGGSGIVATELGMSLANKGYEVHFISSALPARLDITNPNIFFHRVNVQTYPLFQYQPYDIALSSMIYRVVNLYKLDLLHAHYAIPYAYAAFTAKQMLKEDNNDIPLVTTLHGTDITLVGQHPSYKHAVEFSINQSDAITSVSESLKKDTLQFFNIKKEIQVITNFIDNSEFDDCTECQRTQFANPDEKILIHVSNLRPVKRVDEVLQIFKNVEKKVKSKLIIIGEGPDMEKVNQFLEENPELISKIRLLGKVNDLYKILQLSDVFLLPSEQESFGLAALEAMAAYTPVISSNAGGIPEVNIQGETGFLAEIGNVEAMSNYTIKLLSNDDLLTRMKKNAKDQAIKFDLKNILPIYEEMYRTTIENFKGELTKV; encoded by the coding sequence ATGAAAATAGGCATACTTTGCTATCCAACATACGGCGGAAGCGGAATCGTAGCAACAGAACTGGGAATGTCCCTGGCCAATAAAGGCTATGAAGTTCACTTTATAAGCTCCGCGCTTCCCGCAAGATTAGACATTACAAATCCCAATATTTTCTTTCACCGGGTGAATGTACAGACTTACCCGCTTTTCCAGTATCAGCCTTATGATATTGCATTAAGCTCAATGATTTATAGGGTAGTGAACCTGTATAAGCTTGATCTGCTGCACGCTCATTACGCCATTCCGTATGCCTATGCAGCGTTTACGGCCAAACAGATGCTTAAGGAAGATAATAATGATATTCCCCTGGTGACTACACTTCACGGAACAGATATTACCCTTGTAGGGCAGCATCCCAGTTATAAGCATGCTGTAGAATTTTCCATCAACCAGTCGGATGCCATTACTTCGGTTTCTGAAAGCCTGAAAAAGGATACGCTTCAGTTTTTCAATATCAAAAAGGAAATACAGGTGATTACCAACTTTATTGATAATTCTGAATTCGATGACTGTACGGAATGCCAGAGAACACAGTTTGCTAATCCGGATGAGAAAATCCTGATCCATGTTTCCAACCTTCGCCCGGTAAAACGTGTAGATGAAGTCCTTCAGATCTTCAAAAATGTGGAGAAAAAGGTAAAATCAAAACTAATTATTATAGGAGAAGGTCCGGATATGGAAAAGGTAAACCAGTTCCTGGAAGAAAACCCTGAACTTATTTCAAAGATCCGTCTTTTAGGAAAGGTAAATGATCTGTACAAAATCCTGCAGCTTTCCGATGTATTCCTGCTTCCTTCCGAACAGGAAAGTTTCGGTCTGGCAGCACTTGAAGCAATGGCAGCCTATACTCCGGTAATAAGCTCTAATGCCGGCGGAATCCCGGAAGTGAATATCCAGGGCGAAACAGGTTTTTTAGCAGAAATCGGAAATGTAGAGGCTATGAGCAATTATACAATAAAGCTACTGAGCAACGATGATCTTTTAACCAGAATGAAGAAAAATGCGAAAGATCAGGCTATAAAATTCGATTTGAAAAACATTCTTCCTATATATGAAGAA
- a CDS encoding DUF4254 domain-containing protein, producing MNFTETAWKVFNQSIEDYHVSDDVNSLINNPFEKDSLERILYAKNWIDTVQWHLEDIIRDENIDPAEALQLKRTIDASNQKRTDLVEFIDSWFLTKFENITPKPDAKINTETPAWAVDRLSILALKVYHMSLEANRESASEEHRANCQAKLEVLLTQKEDLSTSIDQLLADIESGNVKMKVYKQMKMYNDDSLNPILYQKGQQK from the coding sequence ATGAATTTTACTGAGACTGCATGGAAAGTCTTCAATCAGTCTATTGAAGATTATCACGTGTCCGATGACGTTAACTCTCTAATTAATAACCCGTTTGAAAAAGACAGTTTGGAACGGATTTTGTATGCAAAGAACTGGATTGATACCGTTCAATGGCATTTGGAAGATATTATTAGAGATGAAAATATTGATCCCGCTGAAGCTCTTCAGCTGAAGAGAACGATAGATGCATCTAACCAGAAAAGAACTGATCTGGTAGAATTTATCGATAGCTGGTTCCTTACAAAGTTTGAAAATATAACTCCGAAACCTGATGCAAAAATCAATACAGAAACTCCCGCATGGGCTGTAGACAGATTATCAATTCTTGCATTAAAGGTTTATCATATGTCGTTAGAGGCCAATAGAGAATCCGCTTCTGAAGAGCACCGTGCCAATTGCCAGGCTAAACTGGAGGTACTGCTTACTCAGAAGGAAGACCTATCAACTTCTATAGATCAGTTGCTTGCTGATATTGAATCCGGTAACGTTAAGATGAAAGTATACAAACAAATGAAAATGTATAACGATGATAGTCTTAACCCGATCCTTTATCAAAAGGGGCAACAGAAATGA
- a CDS encoding sugar phosphate nucleotidyltransferase, which produces MKIIVPMAGRGSRLRPHTLTVPKPLIPIAGKPIVQRLVEDIAKVAGEKIEEVAFIIGDFGPEIEKSLLQIAEKLGAKGSIYYQNDPLGTAHAIKCAEDSMQGDVVIAFADTLFRADFQLDKNSDGVIWVKSVEDPSAFGVVKLDNYGFITDFVEKPQTFVSDLAIIGIYYFNSAEKLMDEINYIMDNNIKNGGEYQLTTALENLRAKGAKFTLGKVNDWMDCGNKNATVETNSKILEYEREEMLNYPATAVIENSLIIQPCFIGENVKISNSKIGPGVSLGNNTIIVNSNIENSLIQENTRINHGNLSNSMIGNSAQYFGVSREISLGDYSVLDFLSK; this is translated from the coding sequence ATGAAAATAATTGTTCCTATGGCTGGACGTGGTTCCAGATTACGTCCACATACTCTGACAGTTCCAAAACCTCTTATTCCGATTGCAGGAAAACCTATCGTACAGAGACTGGTGGAAGATATTGCTAAAGTGGCAGGTGAAAAAATTGAAGAAGTAGCATTTATCATTGGGGATTTCGGACCGGAGATTGAAAAATCTCTGCTTCAGATAGCTGAAAAGCTGGGAGCAAAAGGCAGTATATACTACCAGAACGACCCACTTGGAACAGCACACGCCATTAAATGTGCAGAAGACTCCATGCAGGGAGATGTAGTGATCGCTTTTGCAGATACTCTTTTCCGTGCAGATTTCCAGCTTGATAAAAACTCCGATGGGGTAATCTGGGTAAAAAGCGTAGAAGATCCGTCTGCATTCGGAGTCGTAAAATTAGATAACTACGGTTTCATTACAGATTTCGTTGAAAAACCTCAGACTTTCGTTTCAGATCTTGCCATTATTGGTATTTATTACTTCAACAGTGCTGAAAAACTGATGGACGAGATCAACTATATTATGGACAATAATATTAAAAACGGAGGAGAATATCAGTTGACCACAGCATTGGAAAACCTTAGGGCAAAAGGAGCAAAATTCACTTTAGGAAAAGTAAACGACTGGATGGACTGTGGTAATAAAAATGCCACCGTGGAAACCAACAGTAAAATTCTTGAATACGAAAGAGAAGAAATGCTTAATTACCCGGCAACAGCGGTTATTGAAAATTCATTGATTATTCAGCCATGTTTTATCGGTGAAAATGTTAAGATTTCCAATTCTAAAATTGGACCGGGAGTTTCATTGGGAAATAATACTATCATTGTGAATTCCAATATTGAAAACTCTCTGATCCAGGAAAATACAAGAATCAATCACGGGAACCTTTCCAATTCCATGATCGGAAATTCCGCCCAGTATTTTGGAGTTTCCAGGGAGATCTCTTTGGGAGATTATTCCGTTTTAGATTTTTTATCTAAATAA
- a CDS encoding glycoside hydrolase family 3 protein translates to MKKLLYTSLFIFSLISFTAKAQYQPKDISKEDLKKAHHWVEKTYRSLSQDEKLGQLFIVALYTNKGEDYINQVRNIVVNDKIGGLILMQDDAAREINLVNEFQQKSRVPMMIGMDAEWGLFQRIATAHKFPWAMTLGAIQDKSLIYQMSAKIAEDCHRMGINWDFAPVVDVNTNPNNPIIGNRSFGSEVDNVISSALSYSNGLQDNTILAAIKHFPGHGDTSTDSHLDLPVVSHNLERLNTVELAPFKALMNKGIGGVMVAHLYVPSLESGKGIPASVSKNIITGLLKDKLGYKGLIITDALNMGAVANKYKPGELDALAFKAGNDIMLFSQGVSEGKKLIQKAIEKGEISQSRVEESVKKILLTKYFLGLDKYTPKDPVNINSDLNNDSHKILVQNLYANALTLLKDDQKLLPVAGKQVYYVPLEEAPYQTFANQLGANVSVKKANEISTIPAGSTVIVGFHKDNSTAYKPYKISAESKKVLADLTRNQNVILNVFGSAYALKDIDISKVSTVLVSYENNDDSMTAAANALNGKTKIWGRLPVLVNDQLKAGMGIDSIPVSTVNTNTTVSTTSKQQ, encoded by the coding sequence ATGAAGAAATTGCTATATACTTCCCTCTTTATTTTTTCATTAATAAGCTTTACAGCCAAAGCTCAGTACCAGCCTAAAGACATTTCCAAAGAAGACCTGAAGAAGGCTCATCACTGGGTAGAAAAGACTTACAGATCGCTTTCTCAGGATGAAAAGCTGGGCCAGCTGTTTATAGTCGCACTTTATACGAATAAGGGAGAAGATTACATTAATCAGGTCCGAAATATTGTGGTGAATGATAAAATCGGAGGATTGATTTTAATGCAGGATGATGCAGCGAGAGAAATTAACCTGGTTAATGAATTTCAGCAGAAATCAAGAGTTCCGATGATGATCGGGATGGATGCGGAATGGGGACTGTTTCAAAGGATCGCCACAGCACATAAGTTTCCATGGGCAATGACCCTCGGAGCAATACAGGATAAGAGCCTTATTTACCAGATGTCTGCCAAGATAGCGGAAGATTGCCATAGAATGGGAATCAACTGGGATTTTGCACCGGTTGTTGATGTGAATACCAATCCGAACAATCCTATTATTGGAAACAGAAGCTTCGGCTCGGAAGTCGATAATGTGATCAGTTCAGCATTGTCTTATTCTAACGGACTTCAGGACAATACTATTCTTGCGGCAATCAAGCATTTCCCGGGACACGGCGATACCAGTACAGATTCTCATCTGGATTTACCGGTAGTTTCCCATAATTTAGAAAGGTTAAATACTGTTGAACTCGCTCCATTTAAAGCGTTAATGAATAAAGGGATTGGTGGTGTAATGGTAGCTCACCTGTATGTTCCAAGCCTGGAATCAGGAAAAGGAATTCCTGCTTCGGTTTCCAAAAATATAATTACCGGCCTACTGAAAGATAAACTGGGATACAAAGGCCTGATCATTACCGATGCCCTGAATATGGGTGCCGTTGCCAATAAATATAAGCCCGGGGAACTGGACGCCCTTGCTTTTAAAGCAGGAAATGATATCATGCTATTCTCACAGGGAGTTTCAGAGGGGAAAAAATTAATTCAGAAAGCCATTGAAAAGGGCGAAATCTCACAATCCAGAGTAGAGGAAAGCGTAAAGAAGATCCTACTTACAAAATATTTCCTTGGCCTTGATAAATACACCCCAAAAGATCCTGTAAATATTAACAGCGATCTGAATAATGATTCTCATAAAATTTTGGTACAGAATCTTTATGCCAATGCCCTGACTTTACTGAAAGACGATCAGAAATTGCTTCCTGTTGCCGGAAAGCAGGTGTATTACGTTCCGCTGGAAGAAGCTCCTTACCAGACGTTTGCCAATCAGCTTGGTGCTAATGTAAGTGTAAAAAAAGCAAATGAGATCAGCACAATTCCTGCAGGCTCTACAGTAATCGTAGGGTTTCACAAGGATAATTCAACAGCATACAAACCTTATAAAATCTCAGCTGAATCTAAGAAAGTCCTTGCTGATCTTACCAGAAACCAAAATGTTATTTTAAATGTTTTCGGTAGTGCTTACGCTTTAAAAGACATTGACATTTCAAAAGTATCTACAGTCCTTGTATCATATGAAAACAATGATGATTCAATGACCGCTGCAGCCAATGCCCTGAACGGAAAAACAAAAATATGGGGCAGATTGCCTGTCCTTGTCAATGATCAGCTGAAAGCCGGTATGGGAATCGACAGCATTCCGGTTTCTACTGTGAATACTAATACAACAGTTTCTACAACATCAAAACAACAATAA
- a CDS encoding oligosaccharide flippase family protein has translation MKKLLNETIIYGIGAIMPRVILFILNPLYINQINNKDFAIFSNLYALISFVNIMLSFGFETAFFRFSADKDNEKKTFNTSFWFLFGLSTVFLLSLLIFSQSVADQLGYSSNPEYIRWFAWIAFFDNLCVIPFAWLRFNNKPIKYSLVRVLQSLFQTVITVALFLYIPLSVSQNFGLKEKVSFPFYSNLAASFLGFLLLLPVVFKVRFQFSTELFKNMIKYSWPVMIAGMAFMVNENFDKAIQIYNIPGEDAGAYGGCYKLAVLMTLFVTAYRMGIEPFFFKQMNNDNAKNTYAKVTEYFTFFASTVAMGIIANISWLKQILIPNSSYWTAIDIIPIIVIANLCFGIYYNFSTWYKVTDRTKVGTVISWLGAFLTIILNLLFLSKYGFMVSAWVTFIAYFVMMITSYLLGQKYYPIPYRIKKMTLFLGLLMLFSFVIVYLFDYNFWVGNLLFLVYAGVLIYSEKNMLLSRIRKN, from the coding sequence TTGAAAAAACTTCTCAACGAGACTATTATATATGGAATTGGGGCGATTATGCCAAGAGTTATCCTGTTCATTCTGAACCCTTTATACATTAACCAAATTAACAATAAGGATTTCGCCATATTTTCAAACCTGTACGCTCTTATTTCTTTTGTGAATATCATGCTTTCTTTCGGTTTTGAAACGGCATTTTTCCGTTTTTCAGCGGATAAAGACAATGAAAAGAAAACGTTCAATACTTCATTTTGGTTCTTATTCGGTTTATCTACAGTTTTCCTTTTAAGTTTACTGATTTTCAGTCAGTCGGTGGCAGATCAGCTGGGATATTCATCCAATCCTGAATACATACGGTGGTTTGCATGGATTGCATTTTTTGATAATCTATGTGTAATTCCTTTTGCATGGCTCAGGTTCAATAACAAACCGATAAAATATTCTTTGGTAAGGGTTTTACAGTCTCTTTTTCAAACTGTGATAACCGTTGCTTTATTCCTGTACATTCCTCTGAGTGTATCTCAGAATTTTGGCTTGAAAGAAAAAGTATCGTTTCCTTTTTACAGTAACCTTGCTGCAAGCTTCTTAGGTTTTCTGCTTCTGCTTCCTGTTGTTTTCAAAGTAAGATTTCAGTTTTCTACTGAGCTTTTCAAAAATATGATCAAATATTCCTGGCCGGTAATGATTGCAGGAATGGCCTTTATGGTCAATGAAAATTTTGATAAAGCCATCCAGATCTACAATATTCCGGGTGAAGATGCCGGAGCCTATGGAGGATGTTATAAATTAGCCGTTTTAATGACCCTGTTTGTTACTGCTTACAGAATGGGCATCGAGCCGTTCTTTTTTAAGCAGATGAATAATGACAATGCTAAAAATACCTATGCTAAAGTAACAGAATACTTTACATTCTTTGCCTCGACGGTGGCCATGGGAATTATCGCCAATATTTCCTGGCTGAAGCAGATTCTTATTCCTAACAGCAGTTACTGGACAGCCATTGATATCATCCCGATTATCGTTATCGCTAACCTCTGCTTTGGAATTTACTATAACTTTTCCACATGGTATAAAGTAACAGACAGAACTAAAGTAGGAACCGTGATTTCCTGGCTGGGAGCGTTCCTTACCATTATCTTAAATTTACTGTTCCTCAGTAAATATGGATTTATGGTTTCTGCATGGGTAACGTTTATTGCGTATTTCGTTATGATGATCACCTCTTATCTGTTGGGACAGAAATATTACCCTATCCCTTACCGCATCAAAAAAATGACCTTATTCCTCGGGTTGCTGATGCTTTTCAGCTTTGTTATTGTTTATCTATTCGATTATAATTTCTGGGTAGGAAATCTTTTGTTTCTTGTGTATGCAGGAGTTTTAATCTATTCAGAAAAAAATATGCTGTTATCAAGAATCAGGAAAAACTAA